The following are encoded in a window of Dromaius novaehollandiae isolate bDroNov1 chromosome 11, bDroNov1.hap1, whole genome shotgun sequence genomic DNA:
- the STARD8 gene encoding stAR-related lipid transfer protein 8 isoform X8: MLFDQLRPCTWREVEAKKACDWLRAAGFPQYAQLYEDSLFPLDIVAVKKDHSFLDQDSLKSLCRRLMTLNTCASMKLEVHFQRKQNEDSEEEDLCAISDRWAFQRESKRWSRVGSVDVLSQGSEVLNSTMRQTSSRESVLTDLSTNLEAVSLHSNASTGSTGGTLGIVVTPPDPAPLRDTATIAKSSQSLSDHSLTEQPSNQSEGPKEKPRKRRSRSFLKRIESLRRKDKEKASSEEKDAPNNGVTTKPGWDSVKHNGDLTATKANCPKRGISASFHGKKHFFSVSYRTNRLLGSRGNKVSSDPKRSGVYLEDFEAAMKNSNNWSAGEHPHRQACKGDCLVYIPRDHKPGTFPKSLSIESLCPLGDSSLTNWKSGNKPVGLVGGGGGGSSSSMEDSSSPRGFEYRQRRGSCSSLGSRVSVYDNVPEFGSGEDFSKVDGEMTYENLDDILQHMWGLQQKVELWYKAISPDLAGEEGGEEDEEEEETDSGGEPTFPSNLHLEEQSMSDVGTSASDFDSTGNSLNEAEEMEMRERRDSGVGASLTRPCRKLRWHSFQNSHRPSLNSASLEINRQSSAQLNLLQKCSLLRLTAIMEKYSVPHKQAWTWTVPKFMKRSKVPDYRDKMVFGVPPIINVQRTGQPLPQSIQQAMRYIRSQCLDQVGIFRKSGVKSRIQALRHMNETSPDNVNYDGQSAYDVADLLKQYFRDLPEPIFTSKLTDTFLQIYQSVVSKEQRLQAVQAAIILMPDENREVLQTLLYFLSDIASAEENQMTAGNLAVCLAPSIFHLNVSKKESTSPRVIHKRGTMGKPDQKDLNENMAATQGLSHMITDCKKLFQVSHDILLQLSSSYMAADAYPHPLTEVMCRGEGKDLHSYFEQSVQNLLKESSEKFKGWLSTPGPLNTELSCKKVGDGHPLRLWKVSTDVEAPPSTVLHRVLRERHLWDEDLLQSKVVEALDKNMEVYHYITDSMAPHPRRDCIVLRRWCTDLPRGACLLISMSVEHDKLQVEGGVKAVVLTSQYLIEPSGMGRSKVTHICRADLRGRSPEWYNKVFGHLCAMELARIRDSFPALSPNGPETKI; encoded by the exons ATGCTGTTTGATCAGCTCCGCCCGTGCACCTGGAGGG AAGTCGAAGCCAAGAAAGCCTGTGACTGGCTGCGAGCAGCAGGATTTCCTCAGTATGCCCAGCTTTATGAAG ACTCGTTGTTCCCGCTTGACATCGTTGCTGTGAAGAAAGACCACAGTTTCCTGGACCAGGACTCGCTCAAATCTCTGTGCAG GAGGCTGATGACCCTGAACACATGTGCCTCCATGAAGCTGGAAGTCCACTTTCAGCGTAAACAG AATGAAGACTCCGAGGAGGAAGATCTGTGTGCCATCAGTGACCGATGGGCTTTTCAGAGGGAAAGTAAGAGGTGGTCCAGAGTGGGGTCTGTCGATGTCCTCTCCCAAGGCTCGGAAGTCCTGAATTCCACCATGAGGCAGACATCCAGCCGCGAGAGTGTCCTCACAGACCTGAGCACCAACCTGGAGGCCGTGTCCCTCCACAGCAAtgccagcacaggcagcaccggTGGCACTCTCGGCATCGTGGTCACACCACCTGATCCGGCCCCTCTACGGGACACTGCCACCATTGCCAAATCCAGCCAAAGTTTAAGTGACCATTCCTTGACAGAGCAACCCTCAAACCAGAGCGAGGGCCCTAAGGAGAAACCTAGGAAGCGAAGGTCTCGCAGCTTCTTAAAGAGGATTGAGTCTCTCCGAAGGAAGGACAAAGAGAAAGCCAGCTCGGAAGAGAAGGATGCCCCAAACAACGGTGTCACGACCAAACCGGGATGGGACTCTGTGAAGCATAATGGGGACCTTACAGCCACCAAGGCCAACTGCCCTAAAAGAGGAATATCTGCTTCTTTCCATGGCAAAAAACACTTCTTCTCAGTTTCATACAGGACTAACCGCTTGTTAGGCTCACGAGGGAACAAGGTGAGCTCTGATCCGAAACGCAGTGGAGTTTACCTAGAGGACTTTGAAGCAGCcatgaaaaacagcaacaactGGTCTGCTGGAGAACACCCGCACCGGCAGGCGTGCAAAGGGGACTGCTTGGTCTACATTCCCAGGGACCACAAGCCGGGCACTTTCCCCAAATCCCTCTCCATTGAGAGCTTGTGTCCTTTGGGTGACAGCTCCTTGACCAACTGGAAATCTGGGAACAAACCTGTTGGGCTGGTGGGAGGTGGagggggcggcagcagcagcagcatggaggACTCATCCTCCCCGCGGGGCTTCGAGTACCGGCAGCGGAGGGGTTCCTGCAGCTCCTTGGGCAGCCGGGTGAGCGTGTACGACAACGTGCCAGAGTTTGGCAGCGGTGAGGATTTCTCCAAGGTGGATGGGGAGATGACCTACGAGAACCTTGACGACATATTGCAACACATGTGGGGCCTGCAGCAAAAAGTGGAGCTTTGGTATAAAGCCATTTCCCCAGACctggctggggaggaagggggtgaggaggatgaagaggaggaagagacagACTCAGGAGGGGAACCCACTTTCCCTTCAAACCTGCACTTGGAAGAGCAGTCCATGTCTGATGTCGGCACGTCTGCCAGCGACTTTGACAGCACGGGCAACTCTTTGAATGAGGCCGAGGAGATGGAGATGCGGGAGCGCCGGGACTCCGGCGTGGGAGCGTCGCTTACCAGGCCGTGTAG GAAGCTCCGCTGGCACAGCTTCCAGAACTCCCACAGGCCCAGCCTCAACTCGGCCTCCCTGGAGATCAACCGCCAGTCGTCGGCTCAGCTCAACCTGCTCCAGAAGTGCTCCCTGCTCCGCCTCACCGCCATCATGGAGAAGTACTCCGTGCCCCACAAGCAAGCCTGGACGTG GACGGTGCCCAAGTTTATGAAGCGGAGTAAAGTCCCCGACTACAGGGACAAAATGGTCTTTGGGGTGCCGCCAATCATCAACGTGCAGAGGacggggcagccgctgccccagaGCATCCAGCAGGCCATGCGCTACATCCGCAGCCAGTGCCTGGACCAG GTTGGCATTTTCCGGAAGTCGGGGGTGAAGTCCCGGATTCAGGCACTCAGACACATGAATGAAACCAGCCCTGACAACGTCAACTACGACGGGCAGTCAGCCTACGATGTGGCTGACCTGCTGAAACAGTATTTCCGTGACCTGCCAGAGCCCATCTTCACCAGCAAGCTCACAGACACCTTCTTGCAAATCTACCAGT CAGTCGTATCCAAAGAGCAGCGACTGCAGGCTGTGCAGGCTGCCATCATCCTCATGCCCGACGAGAACCGGGAGGTGCTGCAGACACTACTGTACTTCCTCAGCGATATTGCCTCCGCGGAGGAGAACCAGATGACTGCCGGAAACCTTGCGGTGTGTCTGGCCCCATCCATCTTCCACCTCAACGTGTCCAAGAAGGAAAGCACCTCGCCAAG GGTGATACACAAGAGAGGCACTATGGGGAAGCCTGACCAGAAAGACCTGAATGAGAACATGGCTGCTACTCAGGGGCTCTCCCACATGATCACAGATTGCAAGAAGCTCTTCCAG GTCTCCCATGACATCTTGCTCCAGCTGAGCAGCTCCTATATGGCAGCAGATGCTTATCCACATCCCCTGACTGAAGTCATGTGTCGAGGAGAGGGCAAGGATCTCCACTCCTATTTTGAGCAGAGTGTCCAGAACCTGCTCAAAGAGTCATCAGAGAAATTCAAAGGCTGGCTGAGCACTCCGGGACCCCTGAACACAGAGCTCTCTTGCAAAAAG GTTGGGGACGGACACCCTCTGCGTTTATGGAAGGTCTCCACGGACGTTGAGGCCCCTCCCTCCACGGTGCTGCACCGGGTGCTTCGGGAACGTCACCTCTGGGATGAGgacctgctgcagagcaaagtGGTGGAGGCCCTGGATAAGAACATGGAGGTTTATCACTACATCACGGACAGCATGGCACCTCACCCGCGCAGGGACTGCATCGTGCTCAG GCGCTGGTGCACGGACCTGCCCCGAGGAGCCTGCCTGCTCATCTCCATGTCGGTGGAACACGATAAGCTGCAAGTGGAAGGAGGCGTCAAAGCCGTCGTGTTGACGTCTCAGTATCTTATTGAGCCGAGTGGGATGGGCCGCTCCAAAGTGACGCACATCTGCAGAGCTGATCTCAG GGGACGGTCTCCAGAGTGGTACAACAAGGTCTTTGGACATCTTTGTGCTATGGAGCTGGCAAGGATCCGAGATTCTTTCCCAGCATTGAGTCCGAATGGCCCCGAGACAAAGATCTGA
- the STARD8 gene encoding stAR-related lipid transfer protein 8 isoform X6 — translation MPLLDFFWACFKRAKCFTLLEDKKDAEVEAKKACDWLRAAGFPQYAQLYEDSLFPLDIVAVKKDHSFLDQDSLKSLCRRLMTLNTCASMKLEVHFQRKQNEDSEEEDLCAISDRWAFQRESKRWSRVGSVDVLSQGSEVLNSTMRQTSSRESVLTDLSTNLEAVSLHSNASTGSTGGTLGIVVTPPDPAPLRDTATIAKSSQSLSDHSLTEQPSNQSEGPKEKPRKRRSRSFLKRIESLRRKDKEKASSEEKDAPNNGVTTKPGWDSVKHNGDLTATKANCPKRGISASFHGKKHFFSVSYRTNRLLGSRGNKVSSDPKRSGVYLEDFEAAMKNSNNWSAGEHPHRQACKGDCLVYIPRDHKPGTFPKSLSIESLCPLGDSSLTNWKSGNKPVGLVGGGGGGSSSSMEDSSSPRGFEYRQRRGSCSSLGSRVSVYDNVPEFGSGEDFSKVDGEMTYENLDDILQHMWGLQQKVELWYKAISPDLAGEEGGEEDEEEEETDSGGEPTFPSNLHLEEQSMSDVGTSASDFDSTGNSLNEAEEMEMRERRDSGVGASLTRPCRKLRWHSFQNSHRPSLNSASLEINRQSSAQLNLLQKCSLLRLTAIMEKYSVPHKQAWTWTVPKFMKRSKVPDYRDKMVFGVPPIINVQRTGQPLPQSIQQAMRYIRSQCLDQVGIFRKSGVKSRIQALRHMNETSPDNVNYDGQSAYDVADLLKQYFRDLPEPIFTSKLTDTFLQIYQSVVSKEQRLQAVQAAIILMPDENREVLQTLLYFLSDIASAEENQMTAGNLAVCLAPSIFHLNVSKKESTSPRVIHKRGTMGKPDQKDLNENMAATQGLSHMITDCKKLFQVSHDILLQLSSSYMAADAYPHPLTEVMCRGEGKDLHSYFEQSVQNLLKESSEKFKGWLSTPGPLNTELSCKKVGDGHPLRLWKVSTDVEAPPSTVLHRVLRERHLWDEDLLQSKVVEALDKNMEVYHYITDSMAPHPRRDCIVLRRWCTDLPRGACLLISMSVEHDKLQVEGGVKAVVLTSQYLIEPSGMGRSKVTHICRADLRGRSPEWYNKVFGHLCAMELARIRDSFPALSPNGPETKI, via the exons AAGTCGAAGCCAAGAAAGCCTGTGACTGGCTGCGAGCAGCAGGATTTCCTCAGTATGCCCAGCTTTATGAAG ACTCGTTGTTCCCGCTTGACATCGTTGCTGTGAAGAAAGACCACAGTTTCCTGGACCAGGACTCGCTCAAATCTCTGTGCAG GAGGCTGATGACCCTGAACACATGTGCCTCCATGAAGCTGGAAGTCCACTTTCAGCGTAAACAG AATGAAGACTCCGAGGAGGAAGATCTGTGTGCCATCAGTGACCGATGGGCTTTTCAGAGGGAAAGTAAGAGGTGGTCCAGAGTGGGGTCTGTCGATGTCCTCTCCCAAGGCTCGGAAGTCCTGAATTCCACCATGAGGCAGACATCCAGCCGCGAGAGTGTCCTCACAGACCTGAGCACCAACCTGGAGGCCGTGTCCCTCCACAGCAAtgccagcacaggcagcaccggTGGCACTCTCGGCATCGTGGTCACACCACCTGATCCGGCCCCTCTACGGGACACTGCCACCATTGCCAAATCCAGCCAAAGTTTAAGTGACCATTCCTTGACAGAGCAACCCTCAAACCAGAGCGAGGGCCCTAAGGAGAAACCTAGGAAGCGAAGGTCTCGCAGCTTCTTAAAGAGGATTGAGTCTCTCCGAAGGAAGGACAAAGAGAAAGCCAGCTCGGAAGAGAAGGATGCCCCAAACAACGGTGTCACGACCAAACCGGGATGGGACTCTGTGAAGCATAATGGGGACCTTACAGCCACCAAGGCCAACTGCCCTAAAAGAGGAATATCTGCTTCTTTCCATGGCAAAAAACACTTCTTCTCAGTTTCATACAGGACTAACCGCTTGTTAGGCTCACGAGGGAACAAGGTGAGCTCTGATCCGAAACGCAGTGGAGTTTACCTAGAGGACTTTGAAGCAGCcatgaaaaacagcaacaactGGTCTGCTGGAGAACACCCGCACCGGCAGGCGTGCAAAGGGGACTGCTTGGTCTACATTCCCAGGGACCACAAGCCGGGCACTTTCCCCAAATCCCTCTCCATTGAGAGCTTGTGTCCTTTGGGTGACAGCTCCTTGACCAACTGGAAATCTGGGAACAAACCTGTTGGGCTGGTGGGAGGTGGagggggcggcagcagcagcagcatggaggACTCATCCTCCCCGCGGGGCTTCGAGTACCGGCAGCGGAGGGGTTCCTGCAGCTCCTTGGGCAGCCGGGTGAGCGTGTACGACAACGTGCCAGAGTTTGGCAGCGGTGAGGATTTCTCCAAGGTGGATGGGGAGATGACCTACGAGAACCTTGACGACATATTGCAACACATGTGGGGCCTGCAGCAAAAAGTGGAGCTTTGGTATAAAGCCATTTCCCCAGACctggctggggaggaagggggtgaggaggatgaagaggaggaagagacagACTCAGGAGGGGAACCCACTTTCCCTTCAAACCTGCACTTGGAAGAGCAGTCCATGTCTGATGTCGGCACGTCTGCCAGCGACTTTGACAGCACGGGCAACTCTTTGAATGAGGCCGAGGAGATGGAGATGCGGGAGCGCCGGGACTCCGGCGTGGGAGCGTCGCTTACCAGGCCGTGTAG GAAGCTCCGCTGGCACAGCTTCCAGAACTCCCACAGGCCCAGCCTCAACTCGGCCTCCCTGGAGATCAACCGCCAGTCGTCGGCTCAGCTCAACCTGCTCCAGAAGTGCTCCCTGCTCCGCCTCACCGCCATCATGGAGAAGTACTCCGTGCCCCACAAGCAAGCCTGGACGTG GACGGTGCCCAAGTTTATGAAGCGGAGTAAAGTCCCCGACTACAGGGACAAAATGGTCTTTGGGGTGCCGCCAATCATCAACGTGCAGAGGacggggcagccgctgccccagaGCATCCAGCAGGCCATGCGCTACATCCGCAGCCAGTGCCTGGACCAG GTTGGCATTTTCCGGAAGTCGGGGGTGAAGTCCCGGATTCAGGCACTCAGACACATGAATGAAACCAGCCCTGACAACGTCAACTACGACGGGCAGTCAGCCTACGATGTGGCTGACCTGCTGAAACAGTATTTCCGTGACCTGCCAGAGCCCATCTTCACCAGCAAGCTCACAGACACCTTCTTGCAAATCTACCAGT CAGTCGTATCCAAAGAGCAGCGACTGCAGGCTGTGCAGGCTGCCATCATCCTCATGCCCGACGAGAACCGGGAGGTGCTGCAGACACTACTGTACTTCCTCAGCGATATTGCCTCCGCGGAGGAGAACCAGATGACTGCCGGAAACCTTGCGGTGTGTCTGGCCCCATCCATCTTCCACCTCAACGTGTCCAAGAAGGAAAGCACCTCGCCAAG GGTGATACACAAGAGAGGCACTATGGGGAAGCCTGACCAGAAAGACCTGAATGAGAACATGGCTGCTACTCAGGGGCTCTCCCACATGATCACAGATTGCAAGAAGCTCTTCCAG GTCTCCCATGACATCTTGCTCCAGCTGAGCAGCTCCTATATGGCAGCAGATGCTTATCCACATCCCCTGACTGAAGTCATGTGTCGAGGAGAGGGCAAGGATCTCCACTCCTATTTTGAGCAGAGTGTCCAGAACCTGCTCAAAGAGTCATCAGAGAAATTCAAAGGCTGGCTGAGCACTCCGGGACCCCTGAACACAGAGCTCTCTTGCAAAAAG GTTGGGGACGGACACCCTCTGCGTTTATGGAAGGTCTCCACGGACGTTGAGGCCCCTCCCTCCACGGTGCTGCACCGGGTGCTTCGGGAACGTCACCTCTGGGATGAGgacctgctgcagagcaaagtGGTGGAGGCCCTGGATAAGAACATGGAGGTTTATCACTACATCACGGACAGCATGGCACCTCACCCGCGCAGGGACTGCATCGTGCTCAG GCGCTGGTGCACGGACCTGCCCCGAGGAGCCTGCCTGCTCATCTCCATGTCGGTGGAACACGATAAGCTGCAAGTGGAAGGAGGCGTCAAAGCCGTCGTGTTGACGTCTCAGTATCTTATTGAGCCGAGTGGGATGGGCCGCTCCAAAGTGACGCACATCTGCAGAGCTGATCTCAG GGGACGGTCTCCAGAGTGGTACAACAAGGTCTTTGGACATCTTTGTGCTATGGAGCTGGCAAGGATCCGAGATTCTTTCCCAGCATTGAGTCCGAATGGCCCCGAGACAAAGATCTGA
- the STARD8 gene encoding stAR-related lipid transfer protein 8 isoform X9, with product MTLNTCASMKLEVHFQRKQNEDSEEEDLCAISDRWAFQRESKRWSRVGSVDVLSQGSEVLNSTMRQTSSRESVLTDLSTNLEAVSLHSNASTGSTGGTLGIVVTPPDPAPLRDTATIAKSSQSLSDHSLTEQPSNQSEGPKEKPRKRRSRSFLKRIESLRRKDKEKASSEEKDAPNNGVTTKPGWDSVKHNGDLTATKANCPKRGISASFHGKKHFFSVSYRTNRLLGSRGNKVSSDPKRSGVYLEDFEAAMKNSNNWSAGEHPHRQACKGDCLVYIPRDHKPGTFPKSLSIESLCPLGDSSLTNWKSGNKPVGLVGGGGGGSSSSMEDSSSPRGFEYRQRRGSCSSLGSRVSVYDNVPEFGSGEDFSKVDGEMTYENLDDILQHMWGLQQKVELWYKAISPDLAGEEGGEEDEEEEETDSGGEPTFPSNLHLEEQSMSDVGTSASDFDSTGNSLNEAEEMEMRERRDSGVGASLTRPCRKLRWHSFQNSHRPSLNSASLEINRQSSAQLNLLQKCSLLRLTAIMEKYSVPHKQAWTWTVPKFMKRSKVPDYRDKMVFGVPPIINVQRTGQPLPQSIQQAMRYIRSQCLDQVGIFRKSGVKSRIQALRHMNETSPDNVNYDGQSAYDVADLLKQYFRDLPEPIFTSKLTDTFLQIYQSVVSKEQRLQAVQAAIILMPDENREVLQTLLYFLSDIASAEENQMTAGNLAVCLAPSIFHLNVSKKESTSPRVIHKRGTMGKPDQKDLNENMAATQGLSHMITDCKKLFQVSHDILLQLSSSYMAADAYPHPLTEVMCRGEGKDLHSYFEQSVQNLLKESSEKFKGWLSTPGPLNTELSCKKVGDGHPLRLWKVSTDVEAPPSTVLHRVLRERHLWDEDLLQSKVVEALDKNMEVYHYITDSMAPHPRRDCIVLRRWCTDLPRGACLLISMSVEHDKLQVEGGVKAVVLTSQYLIEPSGMGRSKVTHICRADLRGRSPEWYNKVFGHLCAMELARIRDSFPALSPNGPETKI from the exons ATGACCCTGAACACATGTGCCTCCATGAAGCTGGAAGTCCACTTTCAGCGTAAACAG AATGAAGACTCCGAGGAGGAAGATCTGTGTGCCATCAGTGACCGATGGGCTTTTCAGAGGGAAAGTAAGAGGTGGTCCAGAGTGGGGTCTGTCGATGTCCTCTCCCAAGGCTCGGAAGTCCTGAATTCCACCATGAGGCAGACATCCAGCCGCGAGAGTGTCCTCACAGACCTGAGCACCAACCTGGAGGCCGTGTCCCTCCACAGCAAtgccagcacaggcagcaccggTGGCACTCTCGGCATCGTGGTCACACCACCTGATCCGGCCCCTCTACGGGACACTGCCACCATTGCCAAATCCAGCCAAAGTTTAAGTGACCATTCCTTGACAGAGCAACCCTCAAACCAGAGCGAGGGCCCTAAGGAGAAACCTAGGAAGCGAAGGTCTCGCAGCTTCTTAAAGAGGATTGAGTCTCTCCGAAGGAAGGACAAAGAGAAAGCCAGCTCGGAAGAGAAGGATGCCCCAAACAACGGTGTCACGACCAAACCGGGATGGGACTCTGTGAAGCATAATGGGGACCTTACAGCCACCAAGGCCAACTGCCCTAAAAGAGGAATATCTGCTTCTTTCCATGGCAAAAAACACTTCTTCTCAGTTTCATACAGGACTAACCGCTTGTTAGGCTCACGAGGGAACAAGGTGAGCTCTGATCCGAAACGCAGTGGAGTTTACCTAGAGGACTTTGAAGCAGCcatgaaaaacagcaacaactGGTCTGCTGGAGAACACCCGCACCGGCAGGCGTGCAAAGGGGACTGCTTGGTCTACATTCCCAGGGACCACAAGCCGGGCACTTTCCCCAAATCCCTCTCCATTGAGAGCTTGTGTCCTTTGGGTGACAGCTCCTTGACCAACTGGAAATCTGGGAACAAACCTGTTGGGCTGGTGGGAGGTGGagggggcggcagcagcagcagcatggaggACTCATCCTCCCCGCGGGGCTTCGAGTACCGGCAGCGGAGGGGTTCCTGCAGCTCCTTGGGCAGCCGGGTGAGCGTGTACGACAACGTGCCAGAGTTTGGCAGCGGTGAGGATTTCTCCAAGGTGGATGGGGAGATGACCTACGAGAACCTTGACGACATATTGCAACACATGTGGGGCCTGCAGCAAAAAGTGGAGCTTTGGTATAAAGCCATTTCCCCAGACctggctggggaggaagggggtgaggaggatgaagaggaggaagagacagACTCAGGAGGGGAACCCACTTTCCCTTCAAACCTGCACTTGGAAGAGCAGTCCATGTCTGATGTCGGCACGTCTGCCAGCGACTTTGACAGCACGGGCAACTCTTTGAATGAGGCCGAGGAGATGGAGATGCGGGAGCGCCGGGACTCCGGCGTGGGAGCGTCGCTTACCAGGCCGTGTAG GAAGCTCCGCTGGCACAGCTTCCAGAACTCCCACAGGCCCAGCCTCAACTCGGCCTCCCTGGAGATCAACCGCCAGTCGTCGGCTCAGCTCAACCTGCTCCAGAAGTGCTCCCTGCTCCGCCTCACCGCCATCATGGAGAAGTACTCCGTGCCCCACAAGCAAGCCTGGACGTG GACGGTGCCCAAGTTTATGAAGCGGAGTAAAGTCCCCGACTACAGGGACAAAATGGTCTTTGGGGTGCCGCCAATCATCAACGTGCAGAGGacggggcagccgctgccccagaGCATCCAGCAGGCCATGCGCTACATCCGCAGCCAGTGCCTGGACCAG GTTGGCATTTTCCGGAAGTCGGGGGTGAAGTCCCGGATTCAGGCACTCAGACACATGAATGAAACCAGCCCTGACAACGTCAACTACGACGGGCAGTCAGCCTACGATGTGGCTGACCTGCTGAAACAGTATTTCCGTGACCTGCCAGAGCCCATCTTCACCAGCAAGCTCACAGACACCTTCTTGCAAATCTACCAGT CAGTCGTATCCAAAGAGCAGCGACTGCAGGCTGTGCAGGCTGCCATCATCCTCATGCCCGACGAGAACCGGGAGGTGCTGCAGACACTACTGTACTTCCTCAGCGATATTGCCTCCGCGGAGGAGAACCAGATGACTGCCGGAAACCTTGCGGTGTGTCTGGCCCCATCCATCTTCCACCTCAACGTGTCCAAGAAGGAAAGCACCTCGCCAAG GGTGATACACAAGAGAGGCACTATGGGGAAGCCTGACCAGAAAGACCTGAATGAGAACATGGCTGCTACTCAGGGGCTCTCCCACATGATCACAGATTGCAAGAAGCTCTTCCAG GTCTCCCATGACATCTTGCTCCAGCTGAGCAGCTCCTATATGGCAGCAGATGCTTATCCACATCCCCTGACTGAAGTCATGTGTCGAGGAGAGGGCAAGGATCTCCACTCCTATTTTGAGCAGAGTGTCCAGAACCTGCTCAAAGAGTCATCAGAGAAATTCAAAGGCTGGCTGAGCACTCCGGGACCCCTGAACACAGAGCTCTCTTGCAAAAAG GTTGGGGACGGACACCCTCTGCGTTTATGGAAGGTCTCCACGGACGTTGAGGCCCCTCCCTCCACGGTGCTGCACCGGGTGCTTCGGGAACGTCACCTCTGGGATGAGgacctgctgcagagcaaagtGGTGGAGGCCCTGGATAAGAACATGGAGGTTTATCACTACATCACGGACAGCATGGCACCTCACCCGCGCAGGGACTGCATCGTGCTCAG GCGCTGGTGCACGGACCTGCCCCGAGGAGCCTGCCTGCTCATCTCCATGTCGGTGGAACACGATAAGCTGCAAGTGGAAGGAGGCGTCAAAGCCGTCGTGTTGACGTCTCAGTATCTTATTGAGCCGAGTGGGATGGGCCGCTCCAAAGTGACGCACATCTGCAGAGCTGATCTCAG GGGACGGTCTCCAGAGTGGTACAACAAGGTCTTTGGACATCTTTGTGCTATGGAGCTGGCAAGGATCCGAGATTCTTTCCCAGCATTGAGTCCGAATGGCCCCGAGACAAAGATCTGA